The Carassius carassius chromosome 16, fCarCar2.1, whole genome shotgun sequence genome window below encodes:
- the si:dkey-182g1.2 gene encoding uncharacterized protein si:dkey-182g1.2 isoform X2: MGIANLMFPVLLFVNGVFGVETDLVEIREFMEGDSVFLGTKCITKLQKDDVIEWRFESVVIATVKDNNPLYDTDDARFKDKLQINAQTGDLTISNTRTSLSGLYEVKITNITNTTYRRYRVTVLDAIPTKVSVTAGESAILQHNIADILNYDVIEWKFEDGETPIAKIDKQTSKNPSYDETNERFRVRLKLDQTGSLTITNTSTTDSGLYQLQVEGTNIAPKHRKFRVTVDEAGLSTGFLVLITVVICLCVIALIAVVVGIYRRNKTQSQPGPY, translated from the exons ATGGGCATCGCGAATTTGATGTTTCCTGTCTTATTATTCGTGAACG GTGTGTTTGGTGTTGAGACGGATCTAGTTGAGATTCGTGAATTCATGGAAGGAGATTCTGTCTTTCTAGGCACCAAGTGTATTACCAAACTACAGAAAGATGATGTGATTGAGTGGAGGTTTGAATCTGTGGTCATAGCTACAGTCAAGGATAATAATCCCCTATATGATACTGATGATGCAAGATTCAAAGACAAACTCCAAATAAACGCTCAAACTGGGGACCTCACCATCAGTAACACCAGAACCTCCCTCTCTGGGCTTTATGAAGTGAAGATCACCAATATCACTAACACAACCTACAGGAGATATAGGGTTACGGTCCTTG ATGCGATTCCTACAAAAGTTTCAGTAACAGCGGGAGAGTCTGCCATTTTACAGCATAATATTGCTGATATACTCAATTATGATGTTATAGAATGGAAGTTCGAAGACGGAGAGACTCCCATCGCTAAAATTGACAAACAAACCAGTAAAAACCCCTCATATGATGAAACTAATGAGAGATTCAGAgtcagactgaagctggatcagactggatctctgaccatcacaaacaccagcaccacagactctggactctATCAACTACAGGTGGAAGGTACAAACATAGCTCCTAAACACAGGAAGTTTCGTGTCACGGTCGATG AAGCTGGTCTGTCCACAGGCTTTCTAGTGCTGATTACAGTGGTGATATGTTTGTGTGTCATTGCATTGATCGCGGTGGTGGTTGGGATTTACCGTCGGAATAAGACACAGAGTCAACCAGGCCCGTATTAA
- the si:dkey-182g1.2 gene encoding uncharacterized protein si:dkey-182g1.2 isoform X1 encodes MCFYSGVFGVETDLVEIREFMEGDSVFLGTKCITKLQKDDVIEWRFESVVIATVKDNNPLYDTDDARFKDKLQINAQTGDLTISNTRTSLSGLYEVKITNITNTTYRRYRVTVLDAIPTKVSVTAGESAILQHNIADILNYDVIEWKFEDGETPIAKIDKQTSKNPSYDETNERFRVRLKLDQTGSLTITNTSTTDSGLYQLQVEGTNIAPKHRKFRVTVDGE; translated from the exons ATGTGTTTTTATTCAG GTGTGTTTGGTGTTGAGACGGATCTAGTTGAGATTCGTGAATTCATGGAAGGAGATTCTGTCTTTCTAGGCACCAAGTGTATTACCAAACTACAGAAAGATGATGTGATTGAGTGGAGGTTTGAATCTGTGGTCATAGCTACAGTCAAGGATAATAATCCCCTATATGATACTGATGATGCAAGATTCAAAGACAAACTCCAAATAAACGCTCAAACTGGGGACCTCACCATCAGTAACACCAGAACCTCCCTCTCTGGGCTTTATGAAGTGAAGATCACCAATATCACTAACACAACCTACAGGAGATATAGGGTTACGGTCCTTG ATGCGATTCCTACAAAAGTTTCAGTAACAGCGGGAGAGTCTGCCATTTTACAGCATAATATTGCTGATATACTCAATTATGATGTTATAGAATGGAAGTTCGAAGACGGAGAGACTCCCATCGCTAAAATTGACAAACAAACCAGTAAAAACCCCTCATATGATGAAACTAATGAGAGATTCAGAgtcagactgaagctggatcagactggatctctgaccatcacaaacaccagcaccacagactctggactctATCAACTACAGGTGGAAGGTACAAACATAGCTCCTAAACACAGGAAGTTTCGTGTCACGGTCGATGGTGAGTAG
- the LOC132160271 gene encoding uncharacterized protein LOC132160271: MVRYMKNLIFLVFFLFFANGVFGFETDGVKSISVMEGDSVNLDMCLDRVQKEKILWTFENTIIAQIDKDSQTFSTKDGNDGRFRDRLELNTESGSLTIRNIRTNHSGVYKVEMRSPSGSWNRRFNVTVIGVFDPDAEKIKPVSAKEGESVTLNTNFKVQRDNLIVWNFGRAAKDCVDNPLHHVPCQRDVTAIAKIDGETREVSLDAGDSEMFSNRLKMDKVTGSLTITDIRPKHAGFYMLQISNNTGTKYRRFNVTVSAITECHSHVVWMSIAIVLLFMVGVWCLAVGFKNCHNRNFLLGKLRSYNCCQSTGAQEPELIHKSVIEGEPVTLDTDRTELQRDDVIEWKFGGKVIAKISRAAGKICQKTYDGPEEKFRNRLELDCKTGSLTITNTRTTDSGDYQLQIATSGRVEIYRKFNVSVMDSSRNIPKESAESPLMSEERCSSSNMELE, from the exons ATGGTCAGATATATGAAGAATCTCATTTTCCtcgtttttttcttgtttttcgcTAATG GTGTGTTTGGTTTTGAGACAGATGGCGTTAAGTCAatatcagtgatggagggagattccgTCAATCTAGACATGTGTCTTGATCgagtacaaaaagaaaaaatactgtgGACGTTTGAAAACACTATCATAGCTCAGATCGACAAGGATTCCCAAACGTTCTCCACAAAAGACGGAAATGATGGGAGGTTTAGAGACAGACTGGAGTTAAACACTGAATCTGGATCACTGACCATTAGGAACATCAGAACTAACCACTCCGGAGTTTATAAAGTGGAAATGAGGAGCCCGAGCGGCTCCTGGAACAGGAGGTTCAATGTGACTGTAATAG GTGTGTTTGATCCAGATGCAGAGAAAATAAAGCCTGTATCAGCAAAGGAGGGAGAATCCGTCACTCTAAACACTAACTTTAAAGTACAGAGAGACAATCTGATCGTGTGGAATTTTGGACGGGCCGCCAAAGACTGCGTAGATAATCCGCTTCATCACGTCCCGTGTCAAAGGGATGTGACCGCCATCGCTAAAATCGATGGAGAAACCCGTGAAGTCTCATTAGATGCTGGTGACAGCGAGATGTTTAGCAACAGACTGAAAATGGACAAAGTGAccggatctctgaccatcacagacATCAGACCCAAACACGCAGGGTTTTATATGCTACAGATCAGTAATAACACCGGGACCAAATACAGGAGATTCAACGTTACCGTTAGTG caattacGGAATGCCACTCACATGTAGTTTGGATGTCAATCGCTATAGTACTTTTGTTTATGGTGGGGGTTTGGTGTTTGGCTGTGGGCTTTAAAAACTGTCACAACAGGAACT TTTTGTTGGGGAAACTGAGGTCGTATAACTGCTGTCAGTCTACAGGGGCGCAGGAACCGG AATTGATACACAAATCGGTGATAGAGGGAGAACCTGTGACTCTCGACACCGATCGAACTGAACTACAGAGAGATGATGTGATCGAGTGGAAGTTTGGAGGCAAAGTCATCGCGAAAATCAGCAGAGCAGCCGGTAAGATCTGTCAGAAGACTTATGATGGTCCTGAAGAGAAGTTCAGAAACAGACTGGAGCTGGACTGTAAGACTGGATCTCTGACTatcacaaacaccagaaccacagactctggagaTTATCAACTACAGATCGCCACTAGTGGAAGAGTGGAAATATACCGAAAATTCAACGTTTCTGTCATGG ATTCCAGTCGGAACATACCTAAAGAGTCAGCTGAGTCTCCTTTGATGAGTGAAGAGAGATGCAGCAGCTCCAATATGGAGTTGGAATAA
- the LOC132159356 gene encoding uncharacterized protein LOC132159356, with product MTCCGVSVSEGGDSLTLHTGVTEIQRDDVIRWFGNQGTLIADLNSAADSRWSNIQLNDQTRDLTIRNIRRDQSGVYKVEINTISIILHRKFKVTLGGMKNVSVMTGKSIILLSSVLKIQEYDLILWKFEDHLMAKISKMTNQFLLYDSAEGKFKGRLELSRETGDLTISGSRTTDSRDYHLHMSNSIHTLQRTITVTVTGLHPGYIALICVCVVLVTLLVALVTYYRCKDHEII from the exons ATGAC ATGTTGTGGAGTCAGTGTCAGTGAAGGAGGGGACTCTCTCACTCTACACACTGGTGTTACTGAAATACAGAGAGATGATGTGATACGGTGGTTTGGAAATCAAGGCACCCTCATTGCTGACTTAAACAGCGCTGCCGACTCGAGATGGAGTAACATCCAACTGAACGATCAGACCCGAGATCTCACCATCAGAAACATCCGAAGAGATCAGTCTGGAGTTTATAAGGTGGAGATCAACACCATCAGTATTATCTTGCACAGGAAATTCAAAGTTACTCTTG GTGGCATGAAGAACGTATCAGTTATGACAGGAAAATCTATCATTCTACTCTCTAGTGTTCTTAAAATACAGGAATATGATCTGATATTATGGAAGTTTGAAGATCATCTCATGGCTAAAATTAGTAAAATGACAAATCAGTTCTTATTATATGACAGTGCTGAAGGGAAATTTAAAGGCAGATTGGAGCTCAGTCGTGAGACTGGAGATCTCACCATCAGTGGCTCCAGAACCACAGACTCTAGAGATTATCATCTACACATGAGCAACAGCATACACACCTTACAGAGGACCATCACTGTTACTGTCACTG GTCTTCACCCAGGTTATATAGCACTGATATGTGTTTGTGTAGTGTTAGTGACATTGCTTGTGGCTCTTGTGACTTACTATCGCTGCAAAG ATCACGAAATTATCTAA